The region GGGAGAGCAGAGGGACATGCAATTGTAGGTGAAGAATTCGTCGATCGTTATTCCTATTGAGAAGGCATTGTGCATGCAGGCTGTAAGAAGGTGGGTGCGATTTTCTGTTAGACAGATTGTGtttggcgatgaggaaggTTCCCCTGAAACCGGGGAAAGTGTGGATATTGTCGTTGATTCGGTGCTGGAGGTAATTGGTGACTGATCTGTAGAAGAGGTACCAGCCAGCTCATCCACAGCTGCAAAGCCTGAGCCATAATCAGTGTTGGTGATAGTAGAAGGCGGCAATATGGCCTCATAATTCTGAATCGATTCTCCTGGGTTGACATCTCCAAACTCGATTAGAGAATCATGTCCAAACACAAGGTTCTGGGCGGACGGTATCGGAGGCGTCAGAGTACACTGTGTACCCGTACCAGGTCCGCTAGATGATACGACTTGCCCACTCCAATTTGGTAAATCTTTCTGATCCAGCTCTCTAGATGCAATCATATACCCCTGATCACTCTCTCGATGGCCGGCCGGAGAAGGTATCTGCACAAGCGGCGACGGCTGAATTTCCAGACAACCATTTCTGCCCTGCTTCCTTAAAGCCTCTTTTTGTGCTCTCAAACGGTCTCTCTGCCGTTGACCTACTTCACGCGTTAGCTAGAGGATCACTAATCGTATCTAAAAGCTAGCGTGCACGCACGGTATGCTCGTTGCGCCTCCCGATTCTGGATCTTCCGGGCTTCTGTGATGACCCTTTTTGGTTTAGGCGCTCTGAATGATGGGGCAGATGTGTTCATCACGATAAGAAGCTTATGAAATCTGGTGAGTCTGTATAATGGAGCGGCGAAGAATCGGGTGAGGCTGGCTTACGGTTCTGGTGTTGTTGGGGGCGGTTTGGTTGCGGGGCGAAACTAGCTCGTATTCAGTATCACAAATTACCATTTATCGACCATAGGAGCCAATTGTGATGGTTCACTGTCAATACTAGGCACTAAGTCAAGACAAAAGCTGTATTTTGCATTGTACTACCAACTGGCTTACGCAGGATTGACCAATCACTGCACATCAAAACAGTAAGCCAGTAAGCCAGCCGTGCGGCTTCTGGCCCGATTACGCTCATCGACCAATGGCTCGTATAGTTTCATATCAAATTGAATAGTGGAAGATTCAATGCAGGCCACCCGAAAGAAATTTATAAGAGCTGCTGTGACCCCAAGCAGGAGAAGTCCATCCTTATCCCCAACTGTTTAGTACTGCATTCATTCACATTGCATTCCCCTTCCGACCACCAAAGTTCCACCACAAATCTGGATCTCACGCAATTCGCAAAGGATGTCCAGCCAAACCAAGACTATCGCCGTAATCGGTGCGACGGGGAATCAAGGCTTCTCCACCGCAGAGTCCTTCCTCAGTATACCAAACTGGGCCGTCCGCGCCCTGACTCGTAACCCGGACTCAGCCACTGCCCAAAAGCTTGCCTCAATGGGTTGCGAAGTTGTCCAAGCTGATCTAAACGACATGTCCTCCTTGGACACAGCATTCAAAGGTGTTCATGCTATCTTTGTGAATACCGACTTCTGGGCCACATACACAAGCGATCCAGCACGTGACAGTTTCGCAGCATATGCCCAGGAAGTAAGGCAGGGGAAGAACGCTGcaattgctgcttcaaaAGTCCCAAGTTTGGAAAGATTCGTATACAGCGCGTTACCATCTTTCAGCAAAGCCTCGGGTGGAAAATATAGCAAGGCGCTGCATTGTGAATCCAAGGCAGCTATTGTCGAGTATATTGAAACAAGCCGAGACCTTATCGAGTTGGCGAAGAAATCGTCGTTTATCTACCTAGGAGCTTATTCGACACATCCAATCTTCACACCCAGATCCCTGTCTGAAGATGGTGTCTACCAGTTCATCATACATGTTCGACCGGTGGCGAAGATACCAATAATCGATGCGCCAAGCTCGACCGGGCGATTTGTCAAAGAGCTCGTCTTAAACGAGGAGCCTGGCACAAAACTTTTAGCCTACGACACAGACAGCTATCTTTCCGTGCTTGAGGCTGTCGAGGTCTGGTCTAGACGCACAGGAGAAAAAGCGGAGATAATCACCAtatctgctgaagaaatgAGGGAGAGGTTTGGGATTCCCATGGAAGTGTTGGATGCACCTCTAGCAATCGATGAGTTCGGGTATATGAGTGGGGTTGAGGGGTACATTGAGCCGAAAGATTTGACCAGTACGGTGGTAACGAGGAGCTTCGAGGAGTGGCTGAACACCAGAGACTGGAGGGAGCTTGCGCTGGCAGGGGAGAAGGAGTTGGAGGGGGTCAAGATTTGAAGCTCAGTGGGATGTTATTGATGCACTTGTGCTTTGTTGATCTCTTTCTTGCGTCTCTTGCCAGTTCTCTTCACATATTATATACATCGCTTTGAAATGGGTGGTCCAGTATCATACATTCATCATCTGAATGTTGGAGATATAACCATTTAGCTATGGCTGTAACCCTATCAAGCTGTTTCATCAAACTACAAAGCAGTGCAAAAGACAACGTTATATTATAACGCCTTTACCAAACCTGGATATCGTAACTTAGACTACATCATACACTGCTCCTGTCTGCCCTCTGCAACCACCGTAGCAACAATTAATGTACATATCTACGCAATGTACGACACCTCCGGTGTAGCAAGCAAGGCAATTCATACGAGGGTACCACAGCAGGATAGTAAGCGCGGCCGGATTCTCTCGTTTCTAATATCGTAGACACCCTCTGGCCCAGAACTGACCTTAAGTCACCCGTCGGGCTTATGCTGGACGGGTTATGGTGGTCCAAAGTTGGACCCCCTTGTGGATGGGTGTAGTACAATCTCGCCCTACCGCACAATTACTGTGCTTACGGTAGGCGTCG is a window of Aspergillus nidulans FGSC A4 chromosome VI DNA encoding:
- a CDS encoding uncharacterized protein (transcript_id=CADANIAT00010483), whose amino-acid sequence is MSSQTKTIAVIGATGNQGFSTAESFLSIPNWAVRALTRNPDSATAQKLASMGCEVVQADLNDMSSLDTAFKGVHAIFVNTDFWATYTSDPARDSFAAYAQEVRQGKNAAIAASKVPSLERFVYSALPSFSKASGGKYSKALHCESKAAIVEYIETSRDLIELAKKSSFIYLGAYSTHPIFTPRSLSEDGVYQFIIHVRPVAKIPIIDAPSSTGRFVKELVLNEEPGTKLLAYDTDSYLSVLEAVEVWSRRTGEKAEIITISAEEMRERFGIPMEVLDAPLAIDEFGYMSGVEGYIEPKDLTSTVVTRSFEEWLNTRDWRELALAGEKELEGVKI